One segment of Stappia sp. 28M-7 DNA contains the following:
- the lpxD gene encoding UDP-3-O-(3-hydroxymyristoyl)glucosamine N-acyltransferase has product MSDPCFFAPFEPVALATVAEWVTGDLPRGGGEVQVSGVAPLEDASTGDIVFFDNPKYLPVLATTAATACIVARKHADKVPDGVVPVVADQPYKAWAQLLARLYPASMRPVALDGTASGVSPHARIDASARLEAGVIVEAGAVVGPDAEIGSGTRIQSNAVIGAGVRIGRDCTVGANAVLQHTLVGDRVILHPGVCTGQDGFGFAMGPGGHLKVPQIGRVIIQNDVEIGANTTVDRGANRDTIIGEGTKIDNQVQIGHNVVIGRHCVIVSQVGISGSATLEDYVALGGQTGVRGHVTIGMGAQIAAVSVVEADVPAGARYGGVPAKPVKVWFREIMTLAKLAERGAGSARDKD; this is encoded by the coding sequence ATGAGCGACCCCTGTTTCTTTGCCCCGTTCGAGCCCGTAGCCCTTGCGACCGTGGCCGAATGGGTGACGGGAGACCTGCCGCGTGGCGGCGGGGAGGTGCAGGTGTCCGGCGTCGCGCCGCTCGAGGATGCCTCGACTGGCGATATCGTCTTCTTCGACAATCCCAAGTATCTGCCGGTTCTCGCTACCACCGCGGCGACTGCCTGCATCGTTGCCCGCAAGCATGCGGACAAGGTGCCGGACGGCGTCGTGCCGGTCGTGGCCGACCAGCCCTACAAGGCCTGGGCCCAGCTGCTCGCGCGTCTCTATCCCGCTTCCATGCGCCCCGTCGCACTCGACGGCACGGCCTCGGGCGTCTCGCCGCATGCGCGCATCGATGCCTCGGCCCGGCTTGAGGCCGGCGTCATTGTGGAGGCCGGTGCGGTCGTCGGGCCGGACGCGGAGATCGGCAGCGGTACGCGCATCCAGTCCAATGCGGTGATCGGTGCGGGGGTGCGCATCGGGCGCGACTGCACGGTCGGTGCCAATGCGGTGCTGCAGCACACTTTGGTCGGCGACCGGGTGATCCTGCATCCGGGCGTGTGCACGGGGCAGGACGGTTTCGGCTTCGCGATGGGGCCGGGCGGCCACCTCAAGGTGCCGCAGATCGGCCGCGTGATCATCCAGAACGATGTGGAGATCGGCGCCAACACGACGGTCGATCGCGGGGCCAACCGCGACACGATCATCGGCGAGGGCACCAAGATCGACAATCAGGTCCAGATCGGCCACAACGTGGTGATCGGACGTCACTGTGTGATCGTCTCGCAGGTCGGCATTTCCGGTAGCGCGACGCTCGAGGATTACGTCGCTCTCGGCGGCCAGACCGGCGTTCGCGGCCATGTCACCATCGGCATGGGCGCACAGATCGCCGCCGTCAGCGTGGTCGAGGCGGATGTGCCGGCCGGCGCGCGCTATGGCGGTGTTCCGGCCAAGCCGGTGAAGGTATGGTTCCGCGAGATCATGACGCTGGCGAAGCTTGCCGAGCGTGGAGCCG